One Gemmatimonadaceae bacterium DNA window includes the following coding sequences:
- the mutM gene encoding bifunctional DNA-formamidopyrimidine glycosylase/DNA-(apurinic or apyrimidinic site) lyase, protein MPELPEVETIARELDARLAGRIVVEVAVRRADVLRGEHRERMGEILRGDRLRRAWRRAKTAVLSFDRGWHLLVTPRFTGAVLVFEGGRAAAPPGETAGPPEDDPYAALVWRLADGGAFWYRDVRRLGTVTLVDDEALDEFDRSLGPEPLDPSFDADRLSVLLRGSRSAIKKVLMDQRVLAGVGNIYANEALWRARIDPSREARSLVAVEVERLHAELRSILTASIAVRGTTFRDYRDPSNRAGGFAAQLQAYGRGGERCKCCGATLTETHAIDGRSTVFCHRCQH, encoded by the coding sequence CGTCCGGCGAGCCGACGTGCTCCGTGGGGAGCATCGGGAGCGAATGGGAGAGATCCTGCGGGGCGACCGCCTGCGGCGCGCGTGGCGGCGCGCCAAGACCGCCGTGCTTTCCTTCGACCGCGGCTGGCACCTCCTGGTGACGCCGCGCTTCACCGGCGCGGTGCTCGTATTCGAAGGTGGCCGTGCTGCCGCACCCCCTGGTGAGACGGCCGGCCCCCCCGAGGACGATCCGTATGCGGCGCTGGTCTGGCGCCTCGCCGACGGCGGCGCCTTCTGGTATCGCGACGTGCGACGACTGGGGACGGTGACGCTGGTCGACGACGAGGCGTTGGACGAGTTCGACCGATCGCTGGGACCAGAGCCACTTGACCCGAGCTTCGATGCCGACCGATTATCGGTACTTCTTCGGGGCTCCCGCTCGGCGATCAAGAAGGTGCTGATGGACCAGCGCGTGTTGGCTGGGGTGGGGAACATCTACGCGAACGAGGCGCTGTGGCGCGCGCGGATCGATCCGTCGCGCGAGGCGCGCTCGCTTGTCGCCGTGGAGGTGGAGCGCCTGCACGCCGAGCTGCGGTCGATCCTGACGGCGTCGATCGCGGTGCGCGGAACGACCTTCCGGGACTATCGCGATCCGTCGAACAGGGCTGGCGGGTTCGCGGCGCAGCTCCAGGCATATGGCCGCGGGGGCGAGCGCTGCAAGTGCTGCGGCGCCACCCTCACCGAGACACACGCCATCGACGGGCGATCGACCGTCTTCTGTCACCGATGCCAGCACTGA